The window TCCATTACCAACATAAATAATAAAGGAGATACAAGATCTCCTTGTCTGAGCCCTCTTTGACCATTAAAATAGCCCTAGATTTCTCCATTAATTTTGATAGTGAACTTTGGAGTGGATACACATGTCATGATCAACCTGATGAACTTCTCAGGAAATCCAAACCCCCTCAAAGCTTCCTCCAAAAATTCCCAACTTACCATGTCATACGCCTTCCTGAGATCTATTTTCGTAAGACATCTTGGTGAGGTTTTTCGATTGTAGTGTCTGAGAAAATCATGGAATATTAAGATATTATGGATCATAGACCTGCCTTGAACAAAGGCAGATTGATTATTTGCAACTATATGACTCACTGCTTCCTTGAGTCTCCTGCACAATATTTTTGAGATGCACTTGTATAACACATTACAGCAAGTTATAAGCCTATATTGGCTTGCACTTTTAGGATGATCAACTTTTGGAATAAGGGCAATGTTTGTGGAATTGATTTGTCGAAGCATCTTCCCATTATGAAAAAACTCAAGAACAACTTTAGTGATATCTTTTCCCACAATACTCTAAGCTGCTTTATAGAATCCACTTCCAAATCCATCTGGCCCAGGACTTTTGTTTTTGTCAATACTAAACATGGCTGCTTTGACTTCTTCCTCTGTGAACTCCTTTATAAGTTGCATTTGTTCTGTTGTTGACAAAGTGTTTCCCCTCTTAAAGATTATTGGATGAGCTGGCACCCTAGTTATTGCCTTCTTTCCTAGCAGGTCTTGATAGTAATCTACAAATACCTGAGCTATGCTGTCTTGATCAGATTTTAGCTCACCCTGGTCATTCTTTATCTGAGTTATTGCTTGCTTCAGTTTCCTGTGCTTTATGATAGAATGAAAGTAGCTAGTATTATCATCTCCCAATTGCAGCCAAATGGCTTTACTCCTCTTTTGCAAATACATTTCTGCTAAGTAAGACGATCTTTTAAATTTCAGATACTTCTCCTTTTCAATTGCTTGAAGTTCAATATCTAAAGGTCTAGTATGTAATAGAGTTTGAGCCTGGTACAGAGCCTTTCTATCCTCTTTTGCCTCTGCTACTATATTACTGGAGTGGTCCTTATTCAGCTTCTTTAACTTCTTCTTGAGCAGTTTCAGCCTCTTAACTATCTGAAATATTTTGTACCCTGCAACTTGCACTCTTTAACCAAGTTAAAAAGGTATTTATATGCTAGGGTACAATTAGGGTTGGATTAACTAAGTCCAAAACTGACTGGGAGTCAAAATGCCTCGAAGCAGTGCCCTTGACGTGCCGCGCCCTTGCCACCTCACCCTGGAGCTCGCCTTGCACAGTGAGGGGTGCCAAGTTTGGCACTATAGACCTCGCGATGTTCCCTCTAAGGCGCCAACCAGAGCTTGCCTAGCGCGATTGGGAGAAGAGTGCTTTCACGATCTTGCATCGTGGTTCCTCTCGTGCTCTATTTTGATGTCTTTGATGCCTCTTTCTTCAGTCTTTTTTCACTTTATTCCCAAATGAGCCTACATACAAAAACAACTCAATTAAGTGTGAATCGTCAATATTACAAACAAACATAGGGTAAATGACGATATA is drawn from Nicotiana tabacum cultivar K326 chromosome 22, ASM71507v2, whole genome shotgun sequence and contains these coding sequences:
- the LOC142175754 gene encoding uncharacterized protein LOC142175754, giving the protein MNIRERDVMLARKGAIERAFPIHGFWQTIVKRLKLLKKKLKKLNKDHSSNIVAEAKEDRKALYQAQTLLHTRPLDIELQAIEKEKYLKFKRSSYLAEMYLQKRSKAIWLQLGDDNTSYFHSIIKHRKLKQAITQIKNDQGELKSDQDSIAQVFVDYYQDLLGKKAITRVPAHPIIFKRGNTLSTTEQMQLIKEFTEEEVKAAMFSIDKNKSPGPDGFGSGFYKAA